A window from Sordaria macrospora chromosome 2, complete sequence encodes these proteins:
- a CDS encoding 60S ribosomal protein eL38, whose protein sequence is MPQEIGDIKKFIEICRRKDASAARIKKNKSTQQIKFKVRCQKYLYTLVLKDSEKAEKLKASLPPSLTIADVAKRNKKQTA, encoded by the exons ATGCCTCAGGAAATCGGAGATATCAAGAAG TTCATCGAGATCTGCCGGCGCAAGGACGCTTCCG CCGCCCggatcaagaagaacaagtccACCCAGCAGATCAAGTTCAAGGTCAGGTGCCAGAAGTACCTGTACACCCTTGTTCTCAAGGACTCcgagaaggctgagaagctcaaggcttcccttcctcctt CCCTCACCATCGCCGACGTTGCTAAGcgcaacaagaagcagaCTGCTTAA